A single region of the Ursus arctos isolate Adak ecotype North America unplaced genomic scaffold, UrsArc2.0 scaffold_10, whole genome shotgun sequence genome encodes:
- the SLC10A2 gene encoding ileal sodium/bile acid cotransporter — MNNSTGCPASATVCNGTSCVVTKKNFNEILSVVLSTVLTILLAMVMFSMGCNVEIKKFLGHIKRPWGICVGFLCQFGIMPLAGFILSVAFDVLPIQAVVVLIMGCCPGGTASNILAYWVDGDMDLSISMTTCSTLLALGMMPLCLFIYTKMWVDSGTIVIPFNNIGTSLVALVVPISIGMFVNHKWPHKAKLILKVGSITGAILIVLIAVVGGILYQSAWIIAPKLWIIGTLFPLAGYSLGFLLARIAGQPWHRCRTVALETGMQNTQLCSTIVQLSFTQEELNVVFTFPLIYSIFQLVFGAIFVGMYVGYKKCYGKNNVEFPEDNEAVSESSLHKVNEGFQPDGK, encoded by the exons ATGAATAATTCAACGGGCTGTCCGGCCAGTGCGACAGTGTGCAATGGCACATCCTGTGTGGTAACTAAGAAAAATTTCAATGAGATTCTCAGTGTGGTACTGAGTACTGTCTTGACCATCCTCTTGGCTATGGTGATGTTCTCCATGGGATGCAATGTGGAAATCAAGAAATTCCTAGGACACATAAAGCGCCCGTGGGGCATATGTGTTGGCTTCCTCTGTCAGTTTGGAATCATGCCCCTCGCAGGATTCATCCTGTCAGTGGCCTTCGACGTCCTCCCCATCCAAGCCGTAGTGGTGCTTATCATGGGGTGCTGTCCCGGAGGAACCGCCTCCAATATCTTGGCCTATTGGGTCGATGGAGACATGGACTTGAG CATCAGCATGACGACATGCTCCACGCTGCTTGCCCTGGGAATGATGCCACTGTGCCTCTTTATCTATACCAAAATGTGGGTCGACTCTGGGACGATCGTCATTCCCTTTAATAACATAG GTACATCTTTGGTCGCTCTTGTTGTTCCTATTTCCATTGGAATGTTTGTTAATCACAAATGGCCCCATAAAGCCAAGCTCATACTTAAG GTTGGGTCCATCACGGGCGCAATCCTCATCGTGCTCATAGCTGTGGTCGGAGGAATCCTATACCAGAGTGCCTGGATCATCGCTCCCAAACTGTGGATCATAGGAACACTATTTCCTTTGGCCGGATACTCTCTAGGATTTTTACTGGCCAGAATAGCTGGTCAACCCTGGCACAG GTGCCGAACAGTTGCTTTGGAAACGGGGATGCAGAACACTCAGCTGTGCTCCACCATCGTGCAGCTCTCCTTCACCCAGGAAGAGCTCAACGTCGTGTTTACCTTCCCGCTCATCTACAGCATCTTCCAGCTGGTCTTCGGAGCAATATTCGTAGGAA TGTACGTGGGATACAAGAAATGTTATGGAAAAAACAATGTGGAATTTCCAGAAGACAACGAAGCAGTCTCCGAGTCATCGCTCCATAAGGTGAATGAAGGATTTCAACCAGATGGAAAGTAG